The sequence CGGCCTGAGCCCGACCGGGCAGATCGTCCCGCACAACCCGGCCTGCGCGGCGGCGGTCGCGCAGAGCGGCCCCAACTCGCTCTACAACTGGTTCGCCGTCCTGCGCTCGGACGGGGCCGGCCGCACCCGCGGCTTCATCCCCGACGGGAAGCCGTGCAGCGGCGGCGCGGTCGTCTACGACTTCAGCGGCTACGACCTCGCCCGCGACGACTGGCCGGTCACGCACCTGACCTCCGGCGCCGACATCGAGTTCCGGTACAACAAGTGGGCGGCCCATCCCGGAACGTTCCGCACCTACATCACGAAGGACAGCTGGAGCCCGACCAGGCCCCTCAGCTGGGACGACCTGGAGGACCAGCCGTTCTACAGCGTCACCGACCCCCCGAGCGTCGGCTCGCCCGGCAACGAGGACGCCTACTACCACTGGAACGCCAGGCTGCCCTCCGGCAAGAGCGGCCGCCACCTCCTCTACACCGTGTGGCAGCGCTCGGACAGCAACGAGACGTTCTACGGCTGCTCCGACGTGGTCTTCGACGGCGGTAACGGGGAGGTGACCGGCGTCGGCGAGGACGGCGGCGGTCCGACCGACCCGCCCACCGACCCGCCCGGCGACCCCGGCAAGGTCTGCAAGGCCGGGTACCGCTCCGTCGGCAGCTGGAACGGCGGTTACCAGGGCGAGATCACCGTCACCAACACCGGTACGCTCCCGCTCGGCGGGTGGATGGCCCACTTCACCTTCGCCAACGGCGAGACGGTCGACAGTCTGTGGAACGGCAGCCATACGCAGTCCGGCCCGGACGTCACGGTCAAGAACGCGAACTACAACGGCGCCCTCGCCGTCGGCGCGTCGACCACGTTC is a genomic window of Actinomadura citrea containing:
- a CDS encoding lytic polysaccharide monooxygenase, giving the protein MGRRRRRALAAGAVLGPAMIAGALLTAAPASAHGAMMVPGSRTYLCWKDGLSPTGQIVPHNPACAAAVAQSGPNSLYNWFAVLRSDGAGRTRGFIPDGKPCSGGAVVYDFSGYDLARDDWPVTHLTSGADIEFRYNKWAAHPGTFRTYITKDSWSPTRPLSWDDLEDQPFYSVTDPPSVGSPGNEDAYYHWNARLPSGKSGRHLLYTVWQRSDSNETFYGCSDVVFDGGNGEVTGVGEDGGGPTDPPTDPPGDPGKVCKAGYRSVGSWNGGYQGEITVTNTGTLPLGGWMAHFTFANGETVDSLWNGSHTQSGPDVTVKNANYNGALAVGASTTFGFTVKAPGSPTALEPHCMTS